The DNA segment TCGTAAGACACAATTTTGGCTATAACTAGGTCTCCAACATCGAAGATGGATGATAGTTCGTTTTTCTGAGGGCGGTATGACCGCTCCATGACGTCTGAAGCACGTAGGACCGCTGGATAAGGTGCATCGATATCTAGGATCCATCCCCCTAGTGTTAATCCTACCACTTTTCCGATCACGGTGTCTCCAACTTTTGGAATATAGAACGATTTCAAAGCGACAACGCTGACTTTTCGTTCTTCATATTCTACTAGTCCAACACGAGTTGCGTACAGTTTTTCATTTTCTTTGAATGTGTTCTCACCAGCTATGTAGTTTCCTTCGGCTACTAAATCGCCGGGAGTTACAAGTTGTCGTCTTTCATAAAATGTGGGCATTTTTTCGCCACCATTCCTTTTTTTAACCTTTTTCTACATCTTTTTTGCTTCTGCGGTTCCTTTTGTTAGTTCTCCAAGTTTGTCCAGGAATGGTCCGTAGAGACCTGCTGGCATTTCGATTATGGAGAACCATGAGCCGTCTGCGCGCCATTCTTCACGTTTAATCGTGCCATAACCTTTGATTGTTCCATAGGCTTTTGCGGCGTATTCTGGGGGGATTCGCACTTTAACTTGGATTTGCTCTATTTTGAGTGGGAGAATCGGACGTAGAAGTTTGATTATGTCTTTTGCTTGTTCTTCAGCTTCTTTGAAAGGATCTATTGAGTAGTGGATCTGTTCCATTGCTTGTTCGATGCGTAAGGGTGGGTGAGGCAGGTTTGTTTTAGGGTCAACCGCTTGTCGTGCTATGAAAGCAATTATCTGTCTTCGTTTCTCTGCGGTTAGTTGTCTCCTCTGGTCTGTTGTCAGCTGTAGATTTCCTTTTCTCAGTATTATTTCCGCGATTTTTCGAATGTCTGTTGTTTTAAAAGCAGTTTCAAGTTTGCCTTCGCTTGCCTTTGTGCCCTTGTTAGCATCAGTAAATATTGTGTCTGTAACTAAGACTTCAGATATTGACGTGGTTTTGCCCATTGTATAGTTTCGGGCGGGTTGCGGTTTAACTAGGATTTCGAAGCGTTCACCGTCGCGGGTTATGCGCGCAACGGTGTATCGTTCACTCATTTCAGCATTTCACTCTACTCTACGGTCTTCATGTATTTCTCGACTTCTTCGTCTGGTAGTGCCTGGTAAGTTTTTGTAGTTGTGGGTACTATGCTGATCTTGACTCTAAGCTGTTCTTCCCTAGCTTCAAGCGCTTTTCTGAGACATTTCACGGTGAGTTTTATGGCGTCTTCCAAGCCTAAGTCTTTACGGTATTCCTCTTTTAGGATGCCTTCAACTGTTTCTCTTCCAACGCCCACTGCAATTGCTTTGTAGGCTCTGTATGTTCCGCTGGGGTCTGTAGAGAAGAGGCGGTTACCTGTCTTGTCGATGCCGCCGAAGATTATAGAGACTCCAAAGGGACGCACTCCGGCGTGTTGTGTATAAAGTTGCTTTATGTCGCCTATGCGTTTGGAGATTATTTCAACGTCGATGGGCTCGTCGTACATTAATCTGTTACTTTGGCAGTATACACGTGCTTGGTCGATTAGAATTCGTGCATCAGAGCCTAAACCAACGACTGCCGCACCAATATGGCTGTCTACTGCGAAGATTTTCCATGTGAAGCTTGAGTCTTGTAGTTTTGATTCAATTTTTTCTTCTGCACCTAAAACTACGCCTTCTGGGCAGACTATTCCTAGTATGGTTGCTCCTCGGTTTACTGTTTCGAGGGCGTATTCTACCTGAAATAAGCGGCCATCTGGGGAGAACACGGTTATGGCTCGGTCGTATGCTCCTGGTGCCGCAAATATAGACAACTGTATTTTCACCTCACGCAGACATTACTCATTTGCTTGACAAGAATCAGCAAGCTATACTAAAAACCTTTTCGTATAAGTTCGCATGTCAGAATACCCAGTCAAGAGTGGTAGTTAACCTTTTTCGCATAGCCATTTTGCGAGTTTATGGTAAGGCTTATTTTGTGTCTTCAACGCTTCTATTAAATGGTGCCACGTTTTGGGAGTTAATCTTAAGGTTTTAGTGCCAAAAACTCAAGTTGATCTGCAAAACCTCGCTGGAAAATCCATCGCTATCGACGCCTACAATGCTCTCTACCAATTTCTGGCAATTATCCGCCAACCTGACGGCACTCCCCTGAAGAATAGCACTGGCAGAGTCACCAGCCATCTTAGCGGTCTGCTCTACCGCACCTCAAACCTCGTCGAAATGGGCATAAAAGTCGCCTATGTCTTCGATGGTGCCCCACCAGCCCTAAAAAAAGTTGAAATAAAACGGCGAATAAAGATAAAAGAAGAAGCTACTGTCAAGTATGAAAAAGCTTTGACAGAGGGCAGGATTGAAGAAGCCCGCACCTACGCTCAAGCCACATCCCGATTGAAAGACTACATGGAACAAGATAGCAAACGACTCTTAACGCTCATGGGCATTCCATGGATTCAAGCACCAAGCGAAGGAGAAGCCCAAGCCGCATACATGAATAAAAAAGAAGTCTCAGATTTCTGCGCCAGCCAAGACTATGATTCACTTCTATTCGGCGCCCCAACTCTAATCCGCAACGTAACAATAAGCTGCAGACGCAAACTTCCAAGAAAACCAGTATATGTAGAAGTCGTTCCAGAAGTCATTGAACTCAGCAAAGTCTTAACCGAACTGGGCATAACACACGAGCAGCTGGTAGAAATAGGTATCCTTGTCGGCACAGACTACAACCCAAAAGGAGTAAAAGGCATCGGTCCAAAAACAGCCCTAAAACTCATCAAAGAACACGGCAGCCTTGATGAATTGCTACGAACATCATTAAAAAATAAAGAATTCCCAGCCAACCATCAACGAATAAAAGACATATTTCTCCACCCAAAAGTCACAGACAATTACAGCCTAGAATGGCGCGAGCCTGACACAGGAGGCGTTGTGGATTTTCTTTGCAGAGAACATGACTTCACAGAAGGCAGAGTAAGAAAAGCTTTAGAAAAGATGAGTAAGGGAATAAAGGAAGAGAAAGCCAAAACCACTCTGGATGCATTCTTCGGGTAAAACGCTTAAACCTTATGACCAAAACGCCCTGTCAAGGGCACAAAAGCCACTCCACCCAAATTCTCTCTAGCCAAACTACCATCAGCACCTTTACGTATACGAATTAAAGACTGAAACAAGTGAACATTACCAACAGGAGTAACTAAAACACCCCCAATCTTAAGCTGTTTCACAAGAGGAGGAGGGATCTCAGGAGCGGCTGCAGTTACTAAAATGCGGTCATAAGGACTCTGATCGGGATAGCCTAATGAACCGTCTCCATGAATCACAGTCACGCGATCACCGAACCCGTGACGCATAATATTCTCCCTAGCAAGCCGTGCCAACTCAGCTACAATTTCCACAGTGTAAACGTGTCCCCGCCCCGATCTTGAGGCATCCTTCGGCGCCACAATCTCTGCGATAGTTGCGGCATGCCACCCACAGCCAGCGCCAACCTCCAAGACACGATGCCCCAACTCCAACTCCAACGCTTCGTTCATAATAGCAACCATGTGAGGCGCACTAACTGTTTGTCCGTTGCCTATCGGCAATGGTGCATCTACTGACGCATATTCGACCGAACGTTCGGGTAAAAAGAGGACGCGGGGCACTTGTTTCATTGCACGAATGGCGTCCAAGGAACGGAGAGCCTTCTCGTTAGCAAGGTTGTCAACCAGTTGCTCCCAAGCACTTGTATCTCTTTTCATCTCTTAGCAGGCTCCTCTCACTTTACAATATTGCTAAGGTTCCTTAAGTACTTGAAATTGGAGAAGTGGAGGGCGAGGAAGCGTATTACTTTACTGTTACTGACTTTGCTAGGTTACGAGGCATGTCTGGGTCATAGCCACGTTCGATGGCCATGTAGTAAGCAAAAAGTTGAAGGGGCACCACGTAAGGTATAGGCGATAAAACTTCAGGAATCCCTCTTGTAACTTCAACGTAATCATCGGCCAACTTCATTATCTCCTCATCACCTTCCTCACAAATGGCAATAATGGAGGCCCCCCGAGCTTTCATCTCCATAATATTCCCTATTAGGGTCTTCCGCGTATCATCCGGAGGACAAACAAAAATCACTGGGAACCCATGCTCAATAAGGCTGATGGGGCCGTGTTTGCTTTCGCCAGCAGGAAAAGCAATGGATGGCACGTAAGCGATCTCCATAAGTTTCAAGCGACCTTCCAGAGCAGTTGCGTAGCTTATTCCTCTGCCTAGAAAGAAGAAGCAACGCTTATTCCTGTATTTTTTGGCCAATGCCTTTACTTTTTCCTCTTGTGTCTCAACTATTTTTTCCGTGATATCTGGGATTTTTTCGATTTTCTCGTCCAGAAGATCAATTTCTTCTTGAGAAACCTTGCCTCGCTTCTTAGCCAACCTGATTGCTAACTGCGAAAGAACTGAGAGTTGAGACGTAAATGTTTTGGTTGCTGCAACGCCGATTTCAGGACCAGATTGTTGACCAATGTAAACTCTAGAGACGCGAGTTAAAGTGGAGCCTACACCGTTCGTCAATCCAAGAATTGTGGCGGCTCTTTGTCTGGCAGTTTCGACCGCAGCTAAAGTGTCGGCTGTTTCACCCGACTGGCTGACTGCAAGAATTGTGCTGTCAATGTTAACCGATTTGCCATGTTGCTCAGTAAACTCTGAGGCTATTACTGGGTGAGTAGCCAAGAATGACAATTTTGAGAACATGTAGGACGCCGCTAGACAAGCGTGATAGGATGTGCCGCAAGCCACCATAATTACCTCGCGAGCTCTATCAAGAAAAGTTGTCAACAACTCCAAATACTTATCTTGCATCCGCAATGTATTGCGAAGGCAAAGCGGTTGTTCATGAATTTCTTTCAACATAAAATGTGGATACCCCTGTTTCTCAGCCATTTCAGATGTCCAGTCAACAAGCTTCGGTTCGCGAACCACGGTGCTACCATCAACCAGCTTCTTTATCTCATAGGCTTCATCGCTTAGAGTTACCAGTTCTCCATTTTCCACGAAAACAACCTTATTTGTTAAAGGTAGGAACGCCGGAATATCAGAGGCAAAATAGTAAGCATCGTCAGCGATGCCTAGAACAAGAGGACTTTCGTTGCGCACACAGATAATTCTGTTAGGTTCATAAGTTGAAACGACTGCGATTGCGTAAGAGCCTTGAAGACGCTCAATAGCACTAATCACTGCATTCTCAAAATCTGAAGAGGCAGTAACTTTTGATGTAAACTCCTTCTTTTTAAGATTCTCTTCTATCAGATGAGCTATTACCTCAGTGTCAGTCTTTGATCTAAAAACATGCCCGCTGTCTTCTAATTCCTTTTTGAGTTCGGTGAAATTTTCGATTATACCGTTATGAATGACAGCTATTCTAGGCGGGTCTGAACAGTCAAAGTGGGGATGCGCATTCACTTGAAGTGGTGCTCCATGTGTCGCCCAACGAGTGTGCCCAATACCAATCCTCCCAGGTAAGTCATCAAGGTTCCGTATGGCATGGACATCGTCGATTTTTCCCGCATCTTTTTTCACGAATAGCTTTCCATTTTCTATCGTTACTTCGCCCACAGAATCGTAGCCACGGTATTCAAGTCGTTTTAAAGCAGCGTGAATTACTGGCGCAGCACTTCCGTTTTTGAGAATACACCCAAATATTCCGCACATTCTTTTATTGCCTCACTCAAACTCTTTGCTGAATCGCTGAAATCCAAGATCTAGTAAGCAAGGGGGCTCTATAAGCATTTTTAGGAAAAACCTCTTAGCTTAAAAAGCATTTTCTTAATGGTCTTTATACGTTCATCGAAAACGCAACATCAACTATTAAAGCCACAGCCTCCCGGCCATATTTAATTTCTAAAGCATTAATAAAATTTTTATAAAGGAACTGGTTTATGCTCAGAAGAAGAACATTGGAAAAAAAACTACTGATCAGTGAAGACAGAAAACGGCAAGAAGTCAAAGAAATTGTCATTTATAAGCATCCAGAAAAACTGAAACCAGTTCTAAGCAAGCTAACATGGCAAATCCTCCTGTTGCTCAGTAAAAAAGAAATGTATCCAATGGAAATAGCTAAAAAACTGAACATTCACGAGCAAAAAGTCTATTACCACATGAGAAAGCTGGCAAAAGCGAACGTTATAAGAAAGGTGAAGGAAGAGGAGAAGAAAGGAGCAATTGCAAAATACTACAAGGCGAGCTTTCCAGCTTTCGGAGTGGAATTGCCTTTCGGCGGTCAAAAGCAAAAAATAATTTTGCCCTCTTTTATCGACAGAAAAACATCTTTATTCTTACATCCTATTCTGAAAGATTGTCTCTTCGATGGCAAAATTGTGGTAGGGAGCCCTGATCCTCACGGGGCCTTCAAAACAAGTGCTCGTGATGGCCACTATGCATCCTATCTGACATTTTTTCTCGGGCGATACGCAGAGCTACCAGATGAATTTGCCATAAAGCTGGATGTAGATGTAAAGGCTGAAAAAGAGGAAAAAAACAACCTGATTCTAGTAGGTGGTCCAGGCACCAATCTTATTACCCAAGAAATTAACGATTATCTTCCCATAAGGTTTAATATGACGCCTTCAGAGCATGGTTTTCTTTTCGGTGGTCTAGTTTCTCAAAAGACTAAGAATGTGTATACTGCTGACACCGTAGGGTTAATTGCGAAGATAGTAAACCCGTGGGCCAAAGACAAAAGAGTTATAGTTTTTGCAGGCAACAAAGCTGTAGGTACTAAGGCATGTGTCCTCGCATTTGCGAAGTTTTGGAAACAAACATTAAAGAATTATCAAGGTGAAGACAATTTTGGCGTGATTATTCAAGGTTTTGATTTGGGCGGCGATGGGAAAGTCGACTCAGTAGAAGTACTCGAATAGCAGCGTGTGCATAAAAGCATGAAAGAAATAATCATAAGAAAAATGCGGAAAAGCGACTTAGAAATCGTTTCTGAACTAGCGATGCTGGCTAACCCCTTCGCCGAGAAGGCAGGGTATAAAAGACATATTGAAGAAGAACTAGAAGGCAAGCCTGGGCTGGCTTTTGTAGCAGTCAAGGACAACAAAGTTGTAGGCTACGTGATGGGCGATGTAACCAATGGTCACGGTGTACTAGAAGACATAGCCATAGATTTAGCTCACCAACATCAAGGCATCGGAACACTGCTTTTAGAAACCGAATCCAAAGCGTTAAAAAACACTCAAGTAAAAATCATTGTAGCAGAAGTACATTATAAATGTGCCTCTGCAATTCCCTTCTACTACAAACACGGATTTAGAATATCCGGCATCGGGCGCGACTTCTTTGGTATGGGCCATGACGCCATAATACTTGAACTCATATTGTCAAAGACGAACAGCCATGAAAGCAGTTGAGGCCATAATTGCACGGGGCCATGAAAATATTCTTGCCTCAAACAAGAGCACGTTCGAAATTACAAAGGGTACTTATCTAACCAAACGAGGCGATTGCATAATTGCTGTGGGAGCGGGCAAAGGAATAACAGACTTGAGTGATGAATTCAAGAAAATTCTGAGGAAAAAAGGTGCTAAACTGACAGTTGTAATTCAAGTTGGCGGCGAAAAGGAAGTAGTTGAAGCTTGGGGAGACCCAAGACTCACATTTAATCATCCCACTGATATGGTTGTTCGCAAAAGCAACTACATTTGTGCGAGGACACTTGCAATAAAGGCTAACAAAGCAGCCTTAGATTTCTCAAGGTCCTTCGTGACAAAGCTAAGAAACTCTCAACAGGAAATCGACGTGATGTTAACCGTTGAGGATGCCACATAATTTTTAGCCTACGATCCACTCAACTGCTCTGCTGTTTCGATAAATCGAATTTAGCGATGCCGCAAGTTGGAATAGTCGTCAAATTCGTGATAACACATAATATTTCTTTCCCGTAATTTCCACAAGTCAAATCTTTCTTACACAGATATTTCAGATTTTGAGTAAGGTTTCAAACTTCATAACTCTTATCATAAAACTGAGTGTCTTCTATGATGATTTGCAATGAGTCAAAAAGAATTGTTTTTGAAAGAAGTTGTTAAGAAAGTTGGAGATAGAGTGGGTGATCAGTCTACAACTGAGAAAGTGGAGCATTTCGCAAAACATGGCACTTTATTCTTGTTTTTCGAAGTCTTAAATCTGAGAAAAGAAATAGAGAGATTAAAGAGAGAAGTGAAGACAAAAAAATAGTTCTTCCTTGAAAGCTCGCCGATATTTCGGAGACCTTGATGTTTCCCTTCTAGACAACCACGCCAACCATCACATATGGACATTCCGGGCAAGCTCAAGCGATGGTAGATTAAAGGGTGGGAGGTGGTGGAGGCGGTGGAATTTCTCTGGCAACCATTGCATAATAGAGACAGGTTATCGCAATTGGATAAATTGGGCTTACAAAGGCGGATATTACGTTTGTGATAAGGGGACTAATGACTGGATAGCTAGTGTTGAATGGCATTGCTAACATCATTGCGACACCGGTGACGATGCCAACAATTATGCCTAAGACCAGCAGGAGAGCAAAGATTTTCAGCCAACGATTACTCACAAGTCTCCTACTTCTTCCCAGACTTTCAAAGGCTCCTCTTTGCTCAGCAATTATTGCGGGAATTATCAGCGAAAACATTATGGCGATAATTATGCCAGGTACTACGAAAAGAACCAATCCGACTAGAGTCAAGATTCCAGCAACAAGTTGAGCCACGAGCAGTGATGGAAGCTTGGAAATTGCAAAGTCAAAGCTGACGCCAAGATTTGAAGTACCTTTCTCTATTTGATCAGAAGCACATTTGATAACAACTCCAACAGTGATGGCGCCTACAATCCACGAAACGAGACCCGACAAAACACCTATTGTGATGGTTACTGAAAAGAAGGCAAAAAGCCATTCTACTAGTTCTTCATAAGAGACTGTCGGGCTTGGCTGTGCTGGCAGAGGAAAAGACGAAGTTATTGCATATGTGGAAAGCCCCATTATTATTCCGGCAACTAGAAAAGGCAAGAAAAACTGCCAAAACTTGGAAAGGTAAAGGTTGAATGTTAGCGAAAGGATTTCGCCGACAGACAATTCGTGTGAAGGTTTTTCAATAGTCGTTTTGTCACACCTGTCTAATTGTATCAGGAAGTTTGTATTTAGTTTTAAATGTTCTATATGCATAATCATTTGATTCCAGGTAAATTCGCAAGTTGAGGTTCCTTTTTTTCTGGATGCGGCACCGCTAGAATAACGAACAAGAAGCATGGGAATATGGCAATGTTGGCGCTGATAGATACAGAATGACAAACAACGAAATCGTGGTGTGGCGATATGAAATATCCAAACTATATTTGATTCATGTTTTGAGGAAGAATATGGCGGGCCCGACGGGAATTGAACCCGCGACCTACGGATTAAGAGTCCGCCGCTCTAGCCTTGCTGAGCTACGGGCCCACAAGTTCTCCAGTCCTTTTGTAGCATAGTTACCCTAATATTTTTCGTTATTGCACATAAGCTAGTGGTGACTTAAATGGGTGCCCTTGTGTTTGTGGGCTTGGGATTACACGACGAAAACGATGTTTCACTACGTGGTCTAGAAGAAATTAGAAGAGCAGATTTTGTCTTCGCAGAATTATACACCAGCCTAATGAAGGGGCTGAAAATCGAGAAACTGGAAAATCTTGCGGGGAAGAAGATCGTTTTGGTGACTAGGAAAATGCTTGAAGAGGAAAATGGGCGGCAGATTCTTGCTGTGGCAAAGAAAGGAAGAGCGGTTTTTCTTGTGCCTGGGGATCCGCTGATTGCCACCACACATGTAAATCTGCGGATAAAAGCAAGAGAATTAGGCATTGAAACGTTTGTAGTTCACGGCGCTTCCATAGTCTCCGCAGCAATCGGGATGTCAGGCTTGCAGAACTACAAGTTTGGGAGAAGCGTAACAATCCCCTTTACCGACGGCTGCATTGTTTCAGAAACGCCCTACAACGTGGTGAAAAAGAACCTAGAGGCAGGATTGCATACACTTTGCTTCCTAGACATTAGAGCAGAGGAAAAGCGATTTATGACTATAAAGGAAGCGCTGGAAACGCTTCTGGTAACAGAGAAAAGAAGGAGAGAGTCAATAATCACATACAGTACATTAGTTGTGGGTATAGCAAGGGCAGGTTCTATGAACCCGGTTGTTAAAGCCGGTCTACTAGGCGAAGC comes from the Candidatus Bathyarchaeota archaeon genome and includes:
- a CDS encoding RNA-binding protein (forms a homotrimeric complex that covers the face of the exosome RNA-processing complex; involved in substrate/cofactor recruitment and regulated processing); this translates as MPTFYERRQLVTPGDLVAEGNYIAGENTFKENEKLYATRVGLVEYEERKVSVVALKSFYIPKVGDTVIGKVVGLTLGGWILDIDAPYPAVLRASDVMERSYRPQKNELSSIFDVGDLVIAKIVSYDRTRDPLLTVREPGLGKITRGQIIEITSTKIPRIIGRKGSMISMIKRETGCQILLGQNGVVLISGKNLEDEQLAAMAIRKIEDESHTSGLTDRVAEMLKKEKEGEIKNA
- a CDS encoding ribosome assembly factor SBDS is translated as MSERYTVARITRDGERFEILVKPQPARNYTMGKTTSISEVLVTDTIFTDANKGTKASEGKLETAFKTTDIRKIAEIILRKGNLQLTTDQRRQLTAEKRRQIIAFIARQAVDPKTNLPHPPLRIEQAMEQIHYSIDPFKEAEEQAKDIIKLLRPILPLKIEQIQVKVRIPPEYAAKAYGTIKGYGTIKREEWRADGSWFSIIEMPAGLYGPFLDKLGELTKGTAEAKKM
- the psmA gene encoding archaeal proteasome endopeptidase complex subunit alpha, giving the protein MFAAPGAYDRAITVFSPDGRLFQVEYALETVNRGATILGIVCPEGVVLGAEEKIESKLQDSSFTWKIFAVDSHIGAAVVGLGSDARILIDQARVYCQSNRLMYDEPIDVEIISKRIGDIKQLYTQHAGVRPFGVSIIFGGIDKTGNRLFSTDPSGTYRAYKAIAVGVGRETVEGILKEEYRKDLGLEDAIKLTVKCLRKALEAREEQLRVKISIVPTTTKTYQALPDEEVEKYMKTVE
- the fen gene encoding flap endonuclease-1 — its product is MGVNLKVLVPKTQVDLQNLAGKSIAIDAYNALYQFLAIIRQPDGTPLKNSTGRVTSHLSGLLYRTSNLVEMGIKVAYVFDGAPPALKKVEIKRRIKIKEEATVKYEKALTEGRIEEARTYAQATSRLKDYMEQDSKRLLTLMGIPWIQAPSEGEAQAAYMNKKEVSDFCASQDYDSLLFGAPTLIRNVTISCRRKLPRKPVYVEVVPEVIELSKVLTELGITHEQLVEIGILVGTDYNPKGVKGIGPKTALKLIKEHGSLDELLRTSLKNKEFPANHQRIKDIFLHPKVTDNYSLEWREPDTGGVVDFLCREHDFTEGRVRKALEKMSKGIKEEKAKTTLDAFFG
- a CDS encoding protein-L-isoaspartate(D-aspartate) O-methyltransferase, which translates into the protein MKRDTSAWEQLVDNLANEKALRSLDAIRAMKQVPRVLFLPERSVEYASVDAPLPIGNGQTVSAPHMVAIMNEALELELGHRVLEVGAGCGWHAATIAEIVAPKDASRSGRGHVYTVEIVAELARLARENIMRHGFGDRVTVIHGDGSLGYPDQSPYDRILVTAAAPEIPPPLVKQLKIGGVLVTPVGNVHLFQSLIRIRKGADGSLARENLGGVAFVPLTGRFGHKV
- the glmS gene encoding glutamine--fructose-6-phosphate transaminase (isomerizing), whose product is MCGIFGCILKNGSAAPVIHAALKRLEYRGYDSVGEVTIENGKLFVKKDAGKIDDVHAIRNLDDLPGRIGIGHTRWATHGAPLQVNAHPHFDCSDPPRIAVIHNGIIENFTELKKELEDSGHVFRSKTDTEVIAHLIEENLKKKEFTSKVTASSDFENAVISAIERLQGSYAIAVVSTYEPNRIICVRNESPLVLGIADDAYYFASDIPAFLPLTNKVVFVENGELVTLSDEAYEIKKLVDGSTVVREPKLVDWTSEMAEKQGYPHFMLKEIHEQPLCLRNTLRMQDKYLELLTTFLDRAREVIMVACGTSYHACLAASYMFSKLSFLATHPVIASEFTEQHGKSVNIDSTILAVSQSGETADTLAAVETARQRAATILGLTNGVGSTLTRVSRVYIGQQSGPEIGVAATKTFTSQLSVLSQLAIRLAKKRGKVSQEEIDLLDEKIEKIPDITEKIVETQEEKVKALAKKYRNKRCFFFLGRGISYATALEGRLKLMEIAYVPSIAFPAGESKHGPISLIEHGFPVIFVCPPDDTRKTLIGNIMEMKARGASIIAICEEGDEEIMKLADDYVEVTRGIPEVLSPIPYVVPLQLFAYYMAIERGYDPDMPRNLAKSVTVK
- a CDS encoding helix-turn-helix domain-containing protein, with the protein product MEKKLLISEDRKRQEVKEIVIYKHPEKLKPVLSKLTWQILLLLSKKEMYPMEIAKKLNIHEQKVYYHMRKLAKANVIRKVKEEEKKGAIAKYYKASFPAFGVELPFGGQKQKIILPSFIDRKTSLFLHPILKDCLFDGKIVVGSPDPHGAFKTSARDGHYASYLTFFLGRYAELPDEFAIKLDVDVKAEKEEKNNLILVGGPGTNLITQEINDYLPIRFNMTPSEHGFLFGGLVSQKTKNVYTADTVGLIAKIVNPWAKDKRVIVFAGNKAVGTKACVLAFAKFWKQTLKNYQGEDNFGVIIQGFDLGGDGKVDSVEVLE
- a CDS encoding GNAT family N-acetyltransferase, translating into MKEIIIRKMRKSDLEIVSELAMLANPFAEKAGYKRHIEEELEGKPGLAFVAVKDNKVVGYVMGDVTNGHGVLEDIAIDLAHQHQGIGTLLLETESKALKNTQVKIIVAEVHYKCASAIPFYYKHGFRISGIGRDFFGMGHDAIILELILSKTNSHESS
- a CDS encoding DUF371 domain-containing protein, coding for MKAVEAIIARGHENILASNKSTFEITKGTYLTKRGDCIIAVGAGKGITDLSDEFKKILRKKGAKLTVVIQVGGEKEVVEAWGDPRLTFNHPTDMVVRKSNYICARTLAIKANKAALDFSRSFVTKLRNSQQEIDVMLTVEDAT
- a CDS encoding diphthine synthase, whose translation is MGALVFVGLGLHDENDVSLRGLEEIRRADFVFAELYTSLMKGLKIEKLENLAGKKIVLVTRKMLEEENGRQILAVAKKGRAVFLVPGDPLIATTHVNLRIKARELGIETFVVHGASIVSAAIGMSGLQNYKFGRSVTIPFTDGCIVSETPYNVVKKNLEAGLHTLCFLDIRAEEKRFMTIKEALETLLVTEKRRRESIITYSTLVVGIARAGSMNPVVKAGLLGEALDYDFGSPPHTLVFPGKLHFVEAEALIKLANAPESVKKLIG